The Falco cherrug isolate bFalChe1 chromosome 3, bFalChe1.pri, whole genome shotgun sequence genome segment CAGACCTACCAGTTCTTGCTCCTGGGGCGGGGAACGTGTTATGCCGCACGCACTGCAAAAGGCAGCAGTGTACTAGGCCAGCCAGGGAAGGGATACAGCAAACATCATCTCCATTGCACAGGTTCAGAAGAGAAGCGCAAGAAGACTAAAAGGAACACCCCAAGTCACTCGTGcactgggctgagctgggtaTATGGCACAAAACCATCAGCATTTGGATGTGCTCCAGCATGGCATTCCAAGGAAGCAGGCGAGGAGATGTGGGCAGATGTCTCTGTGCCATTATTGACGtaatattttgccatttttactTGCAGGGATTCTGGAGGAACAAAGACTTTCCTCCTGTCATAACAGCCAGAGCTTCCcctaaccttttttttttttatttcccctcccATTTTTCCAGGTAATTAAACTGTGCAGGCAGAAAGCATGACTATAATGCCAAGAAACCAGCAATTTTAACACCACAGACGGGTAATTGTGTAATACTTCAGGCCATATTAGTTTCGGCACGGGCTGACCCTCAGCCGGGGATGACAGAGCGCCAACAGCTCCCAGCTCAATGACTGACAGAACTGGGACATGGCAAATTGCACTTTGGAAGCCTGCAGCAGAACAAGAGCTAGGGGATACGCTTTGCATTAAAAACAGCCATGCACTATATTCTTAGAACAAGGGATAAAGTAGGACAGCACATGACTACTTCCCTTCTAAACCATTTCACTTGAAACGTTTTCCATCCTCCTCTCATTCTCCTTTGCTAGTCTGTAAAAGACAGTTGTCCGTACGGCTAGCGTAATGTTAGTTCTGTTCTTAACTGCACGAGGTTAAAGAGATTTTGCCACCTGCAAATGTCACGTTAATTGAAAGAACAGCTTAAGGTGTGACAGCTATCAATGGGGGAGTAAAAAgactgcttttcctcccctcaactcaatgctgcagctgagcctCAGTACATTATTGCTGTATTAAATGTCTCAGTGATCCACCTATAAAGACTAAGGCACAACCGAGGCACTCAAGCATACAAGATTttgacacacacccccaaaatcTTTGCTCACATCTCCACTAACTGGGTGGTTTGTCACATTCCCAGCCTGTACGTGCCTGTTGCTGCCCCAGTGTGAGCAACTGGGACACCACAGGTAAGATGCTGAATGGGAAGGAACCGAGGGTTAGCCAGAAGTAGACATacagcagagctgaaatttAGGTTGTTCCATGGGTTTTCCacctgggcagagaggaacctggGTCCCACTTCCCAGCTTCAagatgtttctgtgtttgtgccAGTTACTATTTATCTTTCTAAGACGACTAAAGAACATAGTTGCTCCTGTTCTCACAGGTCCCAGGAGCTTTGCgctccctcctctgctgcagcatggcttCCACAGGCGATGTTCCTGCTGTGGGATATCCCACGGAGTGAGGCACAGagccctgccctgggaaggAAGCTTGGACCCATCCGGAGTGGGGGAACTGAAGGGAGCCCAACATCTCCTGCTTTCCAGGACCTACAGCAAGCAACTGCTATTACAAAGACAGGTAAGCTTATACACCCCCCTTGCAAAGTCCAGGGCAAGCTCCTACTTTCAAGGGATCATTTATCTACCCAAGTGAAGAGGAAATTTCCTATTCCCAGCCTTGAGTGAGCCCCTCAAGAGAGAGGTGACATGCTTGATGTTTTTCATTGCCACCCAGCTTCCACCGGGCACTGGAGATGTGACAGCAACATGTGCAGTAGAGGGCCTGGGTCTTCACTCTGGGAAACGAGGATCTGATAACCCAAACTCTCCCCTTCTGTCATTACTATAACATATTTGAGTTCTAGAGGCATAATTAAACTCTGAGTTGTTGGATCCTAGTGACCCAGTCTGTATACTGTAAAACTAGttttctgctcctgtgcctcattaaaaaaatttcagcttATGCTGACAGCTGATACTGTAAGTAATATTAAACTAACACTTTTATCTTCACAGTGTGCTTTGAACAGAGTAGCATTAATTTAAGATTTATTGTAACAGCTCATTTCCTAAAAATAACTAAATCACCCTTCCAAAACATTACATCCGTACACAAGCTGACTCACAGCATGAAGTTTCACTGAAGCCATCACATGGTCACAATGAATCCCATGCAGAAGTAATAATCTCGATTTACATAGAGACCACCCTCAGcggaaaaaaaaccaccaaaccctcCACAAtcaaaataggaaagaaaacttgTAGGTTTATCTAACAATCAGCCTAAAAGCACAGGCAGTCTGGAAAAAGGATACTGATGTCTTTAATTCTTGAATGGCTCTAGAAAAttctgcagcagggatggaaTTTTCTATTCAATTAGATAGGACAGTTTAAAATATAGAAAGTTAATTGCAAAACTTCTGTTAGATTTTGCTTACAGCATGGTCAAAAGAGACTAAGACTTAATTGAGACTAGGATTTCAGACACGCTTTTACATGTTTTTAGTGTCGCTCCCTGCAGATCCATCCTGTACAGATGAGGTTATTTATGGATTAAGTGCCTGGAAACAGGAGAGCTTACAATATGAAATATGTTCAAAAAcctggaattaattttataacTTTTGCTAAGAGAATTAATAACACACAGCACAACTGACCTAACACCTATAGTGTAATTACTGCTTTCTACTACGACAGCTTTCGATCTACTGCCATATGGGTTTCCATTGATTCATGACAATGGAAATGTCACTCTGGCTCAGTACTGTTAAATGCCATTTCTTAACAGGAAATACAAGCTCTGAAGTGACGAAAGAAATAGAGCAATTATATAGCTCAGTATTCACTTTATGCAGTTTGCGAAAATTGTTACAAATTCCTTTAAGCACTACAAAATGGGAAGTGTGTAAGGTGCAAGTTAATATAAACCTGGTTTGCCATAATTATGCATTATGAAGTTGACAAAGTTTTGATACAATCAGTGGTACAGAGAtcccaaaataaaatcctaaataGTCCCTACATAAAATACCACTTTAAAATAAGAGTTACACACTGCCACCGATGCCTCTTCTACACTTCACTCCTCAGGCACCACAGCCAAACCAGGAACATTCCTGACTCCAAGGTTTCCTAGTAAAGACAGATTTGAAGAGGCACAGCCGCTTCCTTaagtgataaaaataaaatgctgataCATTCTATTGTCAAATAAACCTGTAAGATCAGAATTACACGGTGTTAAACTATTTCACTCTAATTATACAGTCCGGCCAGATCAGAGTCAACTGTTCATTTAGCCTAGCACAGATTTTGCTTAATTAATCCACAAAGTAAGTTCCTTTCCAACCACTGTCTTAATGCAGTGTTAATGAAGGTCCTGAATTTAATCTTCTGCCCCtccatttaaaaagtgattttaaaatgtcattataaGACAGCACATGGATACTAACAGTTCACTGCAAAGACTTccactgagaaggaaaaaaaccccaaccccctaCCTCCATACACACAGAAAGTATATAAAAGCATGCCAAGTAAAGGTTTGTAACACATTTTATTCATAGAAAAGCAACATCGTAGCAtcatttcataataaaaagGTAAGATCTGTTGGGTGTTATACAGACATAGTGTATCAACTCGGAACGCAAGGGGTAAAGCACACTGGAATACTCGGTATGAAAGGCTTACACTGTCGTATTTAGCCAGTTACTCCTGGTGCCTCTTAGTGGATACTTTCCTAATTACAGGTCCTCTCTTCATATTTGTCAGCAGTGTATTTTGGAATATAAAAACTGGAAGTgttaaaatacactgaaatgtGTCTGGAAAAATCAGGACCAGTTTCTCACGACACAATAATAGCTCCACCAGATCACTGAAACAAATGGCACCTTGTATGTAACTAACTCATTCCACTCCCctgttatataaaaaaaaaaaaaaaaaaaaaaaaaaaggaaaaaatcctgtctCGATATAGAAAATTGTTCCATCTTCTTGCTTCTGCACTCTTACAACTTCATCATCAGGTTTCCTTATCCAGATACTAAACTGTAAAATGAACCGCTACTTATCAAGGGGCTTTTCCAACATCTTCAGTGCTAATCTTCCAACCATTAACAAACTGTGTAAGAGgggaaaacacagaattaaacaaagataataataatttttcaactCATTTTCAAATACTTCCCAGGTAACTAGTGCATGGAAACAAAAGAGATACACAAAAGATGACTCACTCCATCTCAGTTTAGCTATGCAAATAAGAAATCACACATTGgaggttaaaaacaaacaaaaaaagtatattGTGTTGTACCTGACACCAGCAATTAGCCCTGCAGGCATGAATTTTCCAGAGTTGTAAAATCTTGTTCCCATGACGGCAGTCAGTGTTCCAGATGTAACTGAACGGAGAGATTACACAGCCCAGTCAGCAAATgcatgtgtgtgagagagatgCTACAACTCCAAATGAACAGAACAGAGAGAACCAGTAGCATCAAGTAAAAAGTGGAATGGGTTACTTCATGTGACAGACTAGAAGAGTCAATAAATTGTTTAAACTTCGGAATGCCTCGCTACGTGAAGAGTAAATTCTCTAAATGAAGTTCCAGCAGGCAGCGGACTCCATATGCTTCTGCACACACTCCTTAAATTTCTTTGTCAAAATGTGCTGCTTTGGAGACTGGAAACAACCTGTGCTACCCTGCTCTGGAACTCACTCCTTCCCTGTGCACAGGCGAATCTCCACACTGTGCACGTAATTCCCCCACTTCTCATAAAAGGGAGAGAACATTTTCATGTCTAACTTGTAGCGACATTCTGAGAATTAACTAGTTTATGTTCGCAAAAGCCTTCAAAAGGAAAGTGTGCTATGTAAGTGGTAAGCATTTCAGCCCTGCACCACCTTCCACTAAGATCAAAGAGTTAAAGTCATCGACCCTGACCACTTGACACAGAGCCAGGTAGTTTCACTGTGCcagtaaaatagaaaaaggcAACCCCTGGAACACTGCATCTCAAAGAATGACTGAATACTAAGAAAACCACAAGGAAAATGTAACGACTAATTAAATCCTTAGCACGCAACTGCTACCCAGTGGTAACAGCTACACACAGCATGTTGTTCCAACCACTCTTTTATGTTCTACCATTACTTCTATGTGATGACTGGCTCTGCAGGACCCAGCTCATCTTCAGTCTTCGCTATGGCATCCTTCCTCCCTAACATCACCCTGCGTCACTGACATCTAGCAATCTCACGTAAGGAGACACGTAAGATACTGGGACCACAGTCTAACACACAGGAAAGACCTGTATTTCAGTATTCAAATGCCTCAAGTTCTAATCAGTGGCCAGCCTTCAAACTATGCACAGCTCACTAAATGTTTTTGtctaaaacagcagcagaacacaCTTCAAAAACTTTAAAGcatgaaaaggaggaaaagactCCACATACTACTGAATTACAGAAATGTATCTGTCTCTCACATTTAGGAAAGTACTTTGTCCCACTCTTCTTAAGCTTGCTGTATTTGCAGCTTATTCCAAATATTTAGGCTTGACCATGCACAGCTTTTGACCTGTCCAGCAGATATGGAAGTGGAGCACACTGTAGACAATGCTGAAGTAGAGAGAAACACTGGGCCTTCCCCTTTTGCTTCTGACTTTACCATATTAAAGAGCTAGATGCTATGTCACTGCCTCAGTGAACAAATCCTACCGTCAGTGCAGCTCTTTAAGCACTGATTAAGCAGTGACTCTCTACAGTTAGCTTCTCAAAGTCAGGGAGAAGGGAAGCTCTGGTtctgagaagaagaaagaagaaaaggcattACTGAAACTTGCTTCTCTGTTAAATCTCCCCAGGCACGCAACACCTTTGTAATCCCACGTATTTctcatatataaaaataagcCGATCACAatctctgctgttttcagcaacaataaaataatctgCTAGGGGTATGGGCAATCTGCAGGGGAATGGCATCTCCTGATATGCTTCAGCCTCCCACAGGATGCTGAAAGCAGGATCCAGCCATAAAGAGGACACACAAAGGTCAGACATCAGTTTACCAGCACTTCCCTTGAACTATGATCCTTCAAACACGCCGGTACAAGACAGGTGCATGGTGGCAGCCAGCAATTCAGCAAAGCCTGGGGACTGAAATGTAGCCAGTGCTCCGGAGCTGCCATGCACTGATGTCTTCTATAGATCAGGAATGGAGAGGAGAGGATACTACTACCGCAAACCCTAAAGACAGGGTTACTTAAAACACATGCTCACAACCATCTGAGATAGAGCAGTCCAACAAGCGTCAGTCATCAATGAAGCTACCAGAATTACCTACACATACTTTCTCAGCCCACTTCAGTTGCAAGGTACCCTAACTTAGCGGTGAATGAGAAAAGTTCCAAGTCATGTTATTTTGCAACTGGCATGAGCTTTAGGCACACACAGGTTACAGCGGCAGGCGATAACCACCCTAACGCAATCTCAGCCCTGAGCTCTATATGGTAAATGGCAGAAAGATAAAACCAGCATTTTGGAGATTCACACCCAACATGCTAcatatgtttttaaacacaaaatgcttttttgatttttattttgctgaaggaTGTGAAATACTGgtattgcttattttttttaagccatctTAAGTTTCACTTTACCCGATGgcacattttctttcacaatCTGTAGTTTTCTGATGTTCAAAAGACAAACTCTAATGTTAAATGACAGatattttcctctcctgttgtagaaaaggaacaaaaaatgtAAGTTTGAACTATCACCCAAAACACTCTATACTTGTTGCAAAAGGGATGCAGGAATGTGAGAAATCACTGAGCGAGACACACCAAGACAAACAGTTTTTGATATGCATTCTCaatacattctttaaaaaaataattaagtaatGCTAACAGTTCCAGGGAGAATGCTAACACATTCCAGGGAGAGCAGTGGAGTCTCGCCACTAATGGAGAATTTTCACTAAAACACAAGTTTAAAGATTGTGTTGAAACTAGATTTATAACAGTATCAGTTTAACTCTTCTCCAAGACTTTTAGGTACTCACTTTAAGTACCCAGTTATTTCAGGGTAAATATAATCCCTTCtaatcaaaattttaaattacttactCAGAGAAATCCAAACATTATTTGGATTTTGTGAGAGCTGATAGGCACCCAGTCCAGCCAAACTCCCAAAGAAAAGGCCAGCAGCTAGTGATGGGACACTACCTGAACAAGTAAAAGATAATGCATTAATCAGAAGCTCAGAAATAAACTTGCTCATCAGCTTATCTGTTTcgtaaaacaacaaaaataactaaaaaagaTGGACATTTACTGTTATAAAGCAgattagagatttttttttctattaagaCACTAAGACCATGCTGATCTGCACCAAGAAACATGTTCAAATAGTCTTGCATAAGATACAAATAGCATTAGTACGGAAATCTTCAACAGCAAAGGCATTCATATATTTATCATGAAAGAACTGcgagaaaagcagaagaattgGTGTTTTCTTTGTGCAAACTGAAGCATGTTGTTTCAACGCAGTAATGTCAGAACTTCTTGAGAGGCAGTAAAGTAGATAGATTAAATATTAAGTGTTTAAGATCAGAAAAAGGGCACATGGACTGAAGTGAGCAGCAGGGCATTCAGACAAATAAAGAGTTGCCAAAGAAGAGAGTGGAGTTGAATAAGAAAAATTGTATCTCTTAAGTACACCCCAGATCTGACCCAAAGGTAACTGCAGGCTTTGGAAGAAGGTTCCCTGGATTCACTTAAACTTCGGAAAGCCCTCAGCATAAGTGATAATCCCAAACTACCAGAAGATAAAGGATACCACATCCAAAGTGGTGATTTATGGATTACATCAAGTAATGAAGCAGCACGACCACCGCAAGCGGCGAATGCCCTCAATAAGGCTAATGGAGAAATCAGGACTTGATGCTACCGAGGGTGGTTCCGTACAAGTGCCATTTTTCAGGTCACCTTTAAAAGCCGCAAGGTTGTAAAGCTAAGCTGATACAGATCTCCTCTCAATGTTACAGGAGGATTGCATATTGCTACCAGAAAGCCATCATTTCTCAGTCATCAACAAGGCAGCTGTAACACTGCTTCAGATCCTGCTCTTGGTACAGAAAGCAAGAGGTAAAAGATGATGGCACCACATATTCTCTCGTACATGTGCAAGGAAAAAATTCACACTCTAGTGAGTAGGTGCTCTGCACAGAACTAACGTGGTAGCTACAACTCTTTCCACAATAAGGCTGGCAGCCAAGAAATGGCCATCATATCCTTGAATTTTATGCCTCAAGGTACTGTTTAAGCAGCTACGACACACACTTACTAGGACAACCACACCATTTCTGGCTCAGGAAGTTCCCGAGTCTCAAAACACTGGGACCCAGAGAACTTActaaatgaagagagaaaatcaCTTACTCActctttgctttccctgttcTCATATTCTTCCCAAGGTACCTACTACTGACCACTATCTGTGGGGGTAAATAAACCtggctgtaaaaaaaaccaaccagatCACCATCTTAGCTCTGTGGATGAAAGCTCCATTCCCTTTTGGTTTCTCCAAGTTATTAGTAGGGATGTGatcgcctttttttttttttttccccctacaagTCACCATACAAGTTCCTGTTCCCCCTTCAAAAATCCTGTGACCTGGACTCCCCTGCCTCAGCAGGGCCACGTCCTCCCATCTGGGACCACAGGGTAAGACAGACACCGACCATTTCATAGCAGCTTAGAGAAATGCAGATGCAATTAGTTACTTAAGTTCTCATTATTGTCCCTCCTGCCCTAAACTCCACTCACAGCCCAAAGGATGCAGTAAgccaacagaaaacagattgGAATAGGCATTAGCATCTACGTAGTCAAATGCGATGGTAAAATTCTTCCTGGCTTCAGCAATGCCCCTTCAGCTCACAAGCACTAAGATGGTTTATGGATTTTCGAAGCTGAAAGAGACAGTATTGCAGCAAGGATGAGTGCACAGCTCcgtccagaggagggcaaacGCAGGAAAAGCTCAGGAAATGAAAGCAGTAGGTCAGAGGGTACGCTTATGATGCAAAGCCTAGAAAAGGAACAAGTTTAAGGACAGATTTGCATTGTTCAGCTCTACTGGAAGAAAGGATCCTTCCAAAAACACCCTGCAGCTTACAGTTACCATCGAACATCACAATGAGAATAGATCTCCAAAAAAAGTCACTTATGTCATTGGAAGATACAGAACATTGATAGAATGCTTAaatttaatgacattttaaaatttcgatttcaaaaaatgcttaaatttcaaaaaatgcttaattaaaaaaatgcttaaattaaaaaaaaagcttaaattttaaaaaaatactgcttaaatttaaagcagcagggagaaagcCTCTCCAAAGCAAACTTTTGCCAGTTTGCCCAGAGGTGGGGTACCAGCATCCCCCAGAAAGCCGATCGTGGGCTTTATCAGCGCCAAAAGCTCAACCCAAACATCACCCCACCCCAACAGCAGCAGGTTCCCAGCATATGGCACAAAGCGATAAACTCGACGTCTGTGTGAACTTCGAGATAGGCGGCTTCGGGAAAAAGCTGCTCA includes the following:
- the LOC106630857 gene encoding transmembrane protein 14C-like — encoded protein: MAVDWLGFGYAALVASGGLVGYAKAGSVPSLAAGLFFGSLAGLGAYQLSQNPNNVWISLITSGTLTAVMGTRFYNSGKFMPAGLIAGVSLLMVGRLALKMLEKPLDK